One window of the Chryseotalea sp. WA131a genome contains the following:
- a CDS encoding YeeE/YedE family protein translates to MRNLKYLFVGVFFGLVLTKGEAISWYRIQEMFRFESFHMFGIFMTAIPTGAILLLLIRKLKIKTLEGEEIEMPKKEYHHGIIIGSLLFGFGWALTGACPGPIYTQIGSGTLVAIVTLLSALAGTWCYGYFQKYLPD, encoded by the coding sequence ATGAGAAATTTAAAGTATTTGTTTGTAGGCGTTTTCTTCGGGTTGGTGCTTACCAAAGGCGAGGCCATTTCGTGGTACCGCATTCAAGAAATGTTTCGCTTTGAAAGTTTTCACATGTTTGGAATATTCATGACCGCCATTCCTACTGGAGCCATTCTTTTGTTGCTTATCCGCAAACTGAAAATAAAAACATTGGAGGGAGAAGAAATTGAAATGCCAAAAAAAGAATATCACCACGGAATCATCATCGGTAGTTTACTCTTTGGATTTGGTTGGGCATTAACGGGCGCTTGCCCCGGGCCAATTTATACACAGATCGGAAGCGGCACCCTAGTAGCCATCGTTACCTTGCTCTCTGCCTTGGCGGGAACATGGTGCTACGGTTATTTTCAAAAGTACCTGCCCGACTAA
- a CDS encoding (2Fe-2S)-binding protein — protein sequence MATYQLQINGKTLQADVEPDTPLLWVLRDSVGLLGTKYGCGIGQCGACTVHINGTAVRSCSLPVSAVGTKKVTTIEGLSENGTHPVQQAWDEVDVAQCGYCQAGQIMTAAALLAKNPKPSAEQIDTAMNPNLCRCGTYHRIHEAVVVASNKMTK from the coding sequence ATGGCAACGTATCAATTGCAAATCAATGGAAAGACATTACAAGCCGATGTAGAACCCGATACCCCGCTGCTGTGGGTGCTACGCGATTCGGTCGGTTTGCTCGGCACGAAGTATGGATGCGGCATAGGGCAGTGTGGTGCTTGCACGGTGCATATCAACGGCACGGCAGTGCGCTCGTGCTCGCTGCCAGTGTCTGCTGTAGGAACCAAAAAAGTGACCACTATTGAGGGGCTTTCAGAAAACGGAACGCACCCGGTGCAACAAGCGTGGGACGAAGTGGACGTAGCGCAATGTGGCTATTGCCAAGCAGGACAAATTATGACGGCTGCTGCTCTGTTGGCAAAAAACCCGAAACCTTCTGCAGAACAAATTGATACAGCCATGAATCCGAATCTGTGCCGATGTGGTACGTATCACCGCATTCATGAAGCAGTAGTAGTAGCATCCAATAAAATGACCAAATAA
- a CDS encoding acyl-CoA dehydrogenase family protein has product MATTAQTTTALKGGEFLIRETQAHDIFIPEEWNEEQKMIAQTCLDFIKTEITPRLDEIDSMKHPELMPSLLEKAGQLGLLGTSVPESLGGFGMSFNTTMLVAEVLGGAHSFAVAYGAHTGIGTLPILYYGTEEQKKKYVPKLATGEWKACYCLTEPDSGSDANSGKTKAKLSADGKHYLITGQKMWITNGGFADVMIVFAKIDNDKNLTAFIVEKSFGGITMNEEEKKMGIKGSSTRQIFFNDCKVPVENMLSERENGFKIAVNVLNIGRIKLGSGAVGGAKFAIAKAINYSKERKQFGTSIANFGAIKHKIAQTIAHTFASESAHYRAGQNIDDAYDTYIASGMEPGKARLKSLEEYAIECAILKVHGSEVLDFAVDEGVQIYGGMGFSAEGPMDRAYRDARINRIFEGTNEINRMLTIDMLMKRAMKGTLDLMNPAMAVQKELMSIPDFGASDDEAVFAKEKKVIANLKKAGLMVSGAAVQKFMMKLSEEQEVLMNLADMLIEVYVAESTLLRVEKLIGIRGEKACEIQKEIAMIYLHHAVETATNAGKQAIYAFAEGDEQRLMLMGLKRFTKIDPYNLKESRRKVANYAIEKGDYPF; this is encoded by the coding sequence ATGGCAACAACAGCGCAAACGACAACAGCCTTGAAGGGCGGAGAATTTTTAATCAGGGAAACTCAAGCTCACGATATTTTTATTCCAGAAGAATGGAACGAAGAGCAAAAAATGATTGCCCAAACGTGTTTGGATTTTATCAAGACAGAAATCACACCACGCTTGGATGAAATTGATTCAATGAAGCATCCTGAGTTGATGCCTTCGCTATTAGAGAAAGCCGGACAACTTGGTTTGCTCGGCACATCAGTGCCCGAAAGCTTGGGCGGCTTTGGAATGTCATTCAACACAACCATGTTGGTGGCGGAGGTACTAGGTGGTGCCCACTCCTTTGCAGTGGCCTATGGTGCGCATACAGGCATTGGCACGTTACCGATTTTGTATTACGGAACGGAAGAACAAAAGAAAAAGTATGTTCCCAAGTTAGCAACAGGCGAGTGGAAAGCTTGCTACTGTTTGACAGAACCCGATTCTGGTTCGGATGCGAATAGCGGGAAGACGAAAGCCAAGTTGAGTGCGGATGGCAAGCACTACCTCATCACCGGACAAAAGATGTGGATTACCAACGGTGGCTTTGCCGATGTGATGATTGTGTTTGCCAAAATCGACAATGACAAAAATTTGACGGCCTTCATTGTTGAGAAATCTTTTGGTGGCATTACCATGAACGAAGAAGAAAAAAAGATGGGTATTAAAGGTTCCTCTACCCGCCAGATTTTCTTCAACGATTGCAAGGTGCCTGTTGAAAATATGTTGAGCGAACGCGAAAACGGATTTAAGATTGCGGTGAACGTGCTGAACATTGGTCGTATTAAGTTAGGCTCGGGTGCGGTAGGCGGTGCCAAGTTTGCTATTGCGAAGGCAATAAATTATTCAAAAGAGCGCAAGCAGTTCGGTACTTCTATTGCTAATTTCGGAGCCATCAAGCATAAGATTGCGCAGACCATTGCTCACACATTTGCTTCTGAGTCGGCACACTACCGTGCAGGACAAAATATTGATGATGCGTATGATACTTACATTGCCAGTGGCATGGAGCCCGGCAAAGCCCGCTTAAAATCACTGGAGGAATATGCCATTGAATGTGCCATCTTAAAAGTACATGGTTCCGAAGTGTTGGATTTTGCAGTGGACGAAGGTGTGCAGATTTACGGTGGTATGGGATTCTCGGCAGAAGGCCCAATGGATAGAGCTTATCGGGATGCGCGCATCAACCGCATCTTTGAAGGTACGAACGAAATCAACCGAATGCTTACCATCGACATGTTGATGAAACGTGCGATGAAGGGTACATTGGATTTGATGAATCCAGCCATGGCCGTTCAAAAAGAATTGATGAGCATTCCGGATTTTGGGGCAAGTGATGATGAGGCTGTTTTTGCGAAAGAGAAAAAAGTGATTGCCAATTTGAAGAAAGCAGGCTTGATGGTATCGGGGGCGGCTGTTCAGAAATTCATGATGAAGTTGAGCGAAGAACAGGAAGTGTTGATGAACCTGGCCGACATGTTGATTGAAGTATATGTGGCCGAATCAACGCTGTTGCGTGTCGAAAAACTCATTGGCATCCGTGGAGAGAAAGCGTGTGAAATCCAAAAGGAAATTGCGATGATTTATTTGCACCATGCTGTGGAAACCGCCACCAACGCAGGCAAGCAGGCCATTTATGCTTTCGCGGAAGGTGATGAGCAACGCTTGATGTTGATGGGCTTGAAACGCTTCACTAAAATTGACCCGTACAATTTGAAAGAATCGAGAAGAAAGGTTGCGAACTATGCTATTGAAAAGGGAGACTACCCTTTTTAA
- a CDS encoding acetyl-CoA C-acyltransferase: MDAYIVSGFRTGVGKAKKGGFRFTRPDDLAADVIKHLVKSVPGVENKMIDDLIVGNAVPEADQGMQMGRIIALLALGLDVPGMVVNRYCGSGVETIAIASQRIHAGQADIIIAGGTESMSLVPVMGFKTALNYKIATENPTYYTSMGLTAEEVSKQFKISREEQDQFSYESHMKAAAAWKAGKFKDEVVPITVKETYVDENMKKKTREFVVQIDEGIRAETTVEGLSKLKPVFAVGGSVTAGNSSQTSDGAAFVMVMSERMVKQLNVKPIARMVSYATAGVDPRIMGIGPVAAIPKALKNAGLKLNDIDLIELNEAFAAQSLAVVKELGIDRTKLNVNGGAIAVGHPLGSSGARLSVQLFNELRRQNKKYGMVTACVGGGQGVAGIYELLN; encoded by the coding sequence ATGGATGCATACATTGTTTCAGGATTTCGCACAGGAGTCGGAAAAGCAAAAAAAGGCGGGTTTAGATTCACTCGACCTGACGACCTTGCTGCTGATGTGATTAAACATCTAGTAAAGTCAGTACCGGGCGTTGAAAATAAAATGATTGATGACCTCATTGTGGGCAATGCGGTGCCAGAAGCAGACCAAGGCATGCAGATGGGGCGTATCATCGCATTATTAGCATTGGGCCTTGATGTGCCGGGCATGGTGGTGAATCGATACTGCGGCTCGGGCGTGGAGACCATTGCAATTGCAAGTCAGCGCATCCACGCAGGGCAAGCCGATATCATTATAGCGGGCGGAACCGAGTCGATGTCACTGGTCCCGGTGATGGGTTTCAAAACAGCGTTGAATTATAAAATCGCAACCGAGAACCCCACCTACTATACCAGCATGGGTTTGACGGCAGAAGAAGTATCGAAGCAATTCAAAATTTCTCGCGAAGAGCAAGATCAGTTTTCGTACGAGTCGCACATGAAAGCGGCTGCCGCTTGGAAGGCCGGAAAATTCAAAGACGAAGTAGTACCCATCACCGTAAAAGAAACCTACGTAGATGAAAACATGAAAAAGAAAACCCGTGAGTTTGTAGTGCAAATCGATGAGGGTATCCGCGCTGAAACTACCGTAGAAGGTTTATCGAAATTAAAACCCGTATTTGCGGTAGGCGGTTCTGTCACCGCAGGTAACTCTTCACAAACATCAGACGGTGCTGCGTTTGTGATGGTGATGAGCGAGCGAATGGTGAAACAACTCAACGTGAAGCCTATCGCACGAATGGTAAGCTACGCAACAGCCGGTGTTGACCCACGGATCATGGGCATTGGCCCCGTGGCCGCAATTCCAAAAGCGTTGAAAAACGCAGGCCTAAAACTCAATGATATTGATTTGATTGAATTGAACGAGGCGTTCGCGGCACAATCATTGGCGGTAGTTAAAGAGTTGGGTATTGATAGAACCAAGCTAAATGTAAACGGTGGAGCGATAGCCGTTGGGCATCCACTCGGTTCATCGGGCGCGCGTCTTTCCGTACAATTGTTTAATGAACTTCGCAGACAAAACAAAAAGTATGGAATGGTAACGGCTTGTGTTGGCGGAGGACAAGGGGTGGCGGGGATTTATGAGTTATTGAATTAA
- a CDS encoding YeeE/YedE family protein: MEFLYKPLPWYVAGPLIGATVPLLLLLGNKKLGISSSLRQICAAVLPHKLPLFNYDWKKDAWNLFFVVGLFLGGFMGGHLLANPKPVALSENTWSYLSSFGIAEASGLMPQELFHWGSVLTIKGFLLLVVGGFLVGFGTRYARGCTSGHGILGLSALQWPSLVATASFFLGGILFSKFILPYILAL; encoded by the coding sequence ATGGAGTTTTTATACAAACCTTTGCCTTGGTATGTAGCCGGCCCACTCATCGGTGCCACGGTGCCGTTGCTGCTTTTGCTGGGCAACAAAAAGCTTGGCATCTCGTCTTCGTTACGGCAAATTTGTGCCGCAGTGTTGCCACACAAACTTCCCCTGTTCAACTATGATTGGAAAAAAGATGCTTGGAATCTATTCTTTGTAGTTGGTTTGTTTCTCGGTGGATTTATGGGAGGCCATCTATTAGCCAATCCAAAACCCGTTGCCTTATCTGAAAATACGTGGTCATATTTATCATCTTTTGGAATTGCGGAAGCAAGTGGGTTGATGCCACAAGAATTATTTCATTGGGGTTCGGTGCTGACGATAAAAGGTTTTCTGCTCCTTGTAGTCGGTGGATTTTTGGTAGGGTTTGGAACACGTTATGCGCGGGGATGCACCTCCGGTCATGGCATCTTGGGTTTGTCCGCATTGCAGTGGCCATCGCTGGTGGCAACTGCTTCCTTTTTTCTAGGTGGCATTTTGTTTAGCAAGTTTATACTTCCCTACATTTTAGCATTATGA